The Saccopteryx leptura isolate mSacLep1 chromosome 2, mSacLep1_pri_phased_curated, whole genome shotgun sequence genome has a window encoding:
- the FASLG gene encoding tumor necrosis factor ligand superfamily member 6 translates to MQQPLNYPYPHIYWVDSRATSPWAPPGTVLPCPSSMGPPGQRRPPPPPPPLPPLPLPPLKKKKDSNTGPCLLAMFFMILVALVGLGLGLFQLFHLQKELAELRESSSQRHTESSLEKQIGHPTPPSEKREQRKAAHLTGKPNSRAMPLEWEDTYGVALVSGVKYKKGSLVINDTGLYFVYSKVYFRGQACKNQPLNHKVYTRNSRYSQDLVLMEAKMMDYCLAGQMWARSSYLGAVFNLTSADRVYVNVSELSLVSFEESKTFFGLYML, encoded by the exons ATGCAGCAGCCCCTGAACTACCCGTACCCCCATATCTACTGGGTGGACAGCAGGGCCACCTCCCCCTGGGCCCCTCCGGGGACagtcctcccctgcccctcctccatgGGACCTCCTGGTCAAAGGAGGCCAccgccaccaccgccaccacTGCCACCCCTGCCACTCCCAcctctgaagaagaagaaggactCCAACACTGGCCCGTGTCTCCTTGCGATGTTCTTCATGATTCTGGTGGCCCTGGttggactggggctggggctgtttCAGTTGTTCCACCTGCAGAAGGAACTGGCCGAGCTCAGAGAG TCCTCCAGCCAAAGGCACACAGAGTCATctttggagaagcaaatag GTcaccccactccaccctctgAGAAAAGGGAGCAGAGGAAAGCGGCCCACTTGACAG GCAAGCCCAACTCAAGAGCCATGCCTCTGGAATGGGAGGATACCTACGGAGTGGCCCTGGTCTCCGGGGTGAAGTACAAGAAGGGCAGCCTCGTGATCAACGACACCGGGCTGTACTTTGTGTATTCTAAGGTGTACTTCCGGGGCCAGGCCTGCAAGAATCAGCCCCTGAACCACAAGGTCTACACGAGGAACTCGCGGTATTCCCAGGACCTGGTGCTGATGGAGGCGAAGATGATGGACTACTGCCTGGCCGGCCAGATGTGGGCCCGCAGCAGCTACCTGGGCGCCGTGTTCAACCTCACCAGCGCCGACCGCGTGTATGTCAACGTGTCTGAGCTCTCGCTGGTCAGCTTCGAGGAATCCAAGACGTTTTTTGGCTTATATATGCTCTAA